The following proteins are encoded in a genomic region of Magallana gigas chromosome 1, xbMagGiga1.1, whole genome shotgun sequence:
- the LOC136275749 gene encoding uncharacterized protein, with protein sequence MATGAGELMSEVNREGSERSVINDEYRGENRENCPNLIDDFCEAELGIKEVGQHIERAHRLGKRNIQSENPRPIVVKFSTSRMREKVREQTKRLAGTHFEIQEQFPKKAQEKRKQLIPIMKEARRKRKTTTLEDTRM encoded by the exons ATGGCTACCGGAGCCGGAGAGCTAATGAGCGAAGTTAATAGAGAGGGTAGTGAGCGCAGCGTGATCAATGATG AATATCGAGGCGAAAACAGGGAGAACTGCCCTAACTTAATAGATGATTTCTGCGAGGCAGAACTGGGAATAAAAGAAGTAGGACAACATATTGAACGGGCCCATAGATTGGgtaaaagaaatattcaaagtgaaAACCCTCGTCCAATTGTGGTGAAGTTCAGTACATCCAGAATGAGAGAAAAAGTACGTGAACAGACAAAGCGTTTAGCAGGAACACACTTTGAAATACAAGAACAGTTCCCCAAAAAAGCACAGGAAAAGAGGAAACAATTAATTCCTATTATGAAAGAGGCACGACGAAAAAGGAAAACAACTACACTAGAGGACACAAGAATGTAG